The Microcystis panniformis FACHB-1757 region AAAAAATCGCCAGAGACAACACGATCAAGCCTATTATGAAACTTAAAGGCAGTATTCGGCTATTTTTAGAAGGTTCAGAAGATGGACTCCAGCGCCTAGCAGATTTACATCAATCGGGGGAATTGCAAGCCCTTCTCAATGAACTTAAATCAGACGATATACCCGAAATTGTCGTCACAAAAGCAGAGTTCACTACAGATGCAAAAGTTATTGAAAAAGCCGAATTAATTAAGGCAATTCGAGAGGGAACAATCGATGAGACAACTCTACGATTTGTTGATTTAAGTGGGGCTATCCTGATTGAGGCTGACCTGAGTTGGGCTAACCTGAGTGAGGCTGACCTGAGTGGGGCTAACCTGAGTGAGGCTATTCTGAGTGAGGCTGACCTGAGTGAGGCTATCCTGTGGACGGCTAAGCTGAGTTGGGCTCACCTGTGGGGGGCTGACCTGAGTGGGGCTAATCTGAGTGAGGCTGACCTGAGTGAGGCTGACCTAAGTGAGGCTGACCTGAGTGAGGCTATTCTGAGAGGGGCTAACCTGAGTGAGGCTGATCTGAGTTGGGCTAACCTGAGAGGGGCTAACCTGATTCAGGCTAACCTGAGAGGGGCTAACCTGAGTAACGCTATCCTGTGGACGGCTAAGCTGAGTTGGGCTTACCTGTGGGGGGCTAACCTGAGTGGGGCTAACCTCAGTGAGGCTGACCTGAGTGGGGCTAATCTGAGTGAGGCTGACCTGAGTGGGGCTAACCTGAGAGGAGCTAACCTGAGTGGGGCTGACCTGTGGAGGGCTAACCTGATTGAGGCTGACCTGAGAGGGGCTTTCCTGAGTGAGGCTAACCTGAGTGAGGCTAACCTGAGTGGGGCGAAAGTTGAAAACGCTATCTTTATCGATGCAACGGGGATCACCCCCGAACAAAAACAGGATTTGATTCGACGAGGGGCAATTTTTGGGGATAATTCTAACGATCGCAGTAAAGTATTAGTTTAAAACAGCCTTTGATCTCCACCTTCAGCAGAGATTTAGGTAGGGTTGGCTGAATAAATGTGAAATATAGACGAGATAAGGGGTTTGGCAGCCTGTTTGACCAAGCAGCTTCATAGTGGCTCAAAAACCTTGTATCTTAACCGGCGATCGCCCTTACTTTTTCAGCCAACCCATAATTAATGGGAAAGGACTTGACTTTGCCGGCGACTTGCGCTATGCTTTTCTTATAATGGGAATCTGTGCAAAATTTTTCCAGACGCAAGGATTTCTATTATGAATAAAATCTTTTAAAAATATTATCCCAAAATCTCCCGATAAAAGCAAGCAAAATTTTGCCGATAATTGTTAAGTTTTGTTAACAAAAAAATACAGAGATCAGCAAGGTAAAAAAATCGAAGTCTCTTGCTGATCTTGATTGTCGCTTAACCTTATGATTAGGTTAGGCGAATTTGGCGCTTTGACTAATTGTTAGTGCTAACTTCCGTGGTTTCAACAATTGCCGTCGGTTGGCAGGGAGTAGGTTGAAATTTCTCTGGAAAAGAGAAGCCTAAAAATGATGCGATCGCAAACATGGTGCTGATAATTTTGGCAAGACTAACAAGGTCTTCTCTGTACTTTAACCAATATTTATACATAATCATCAATCCTTTTACTTAGGAGGTGAACTATCTCTAGAGTAAAAAAAATCTGATTATTTGTCGTTACTCAAAAGTCCTAAAAATGGTACTTTTTTTAGGTACTCTCAAGTAACCTGACAAGGTACTGAAAAGTAATCTTAAGTCCTGCAACCCTTAAACAATGATGATGAATGAACTAAAAATGACTGAAACTAAAACCATTTCATGGACTGAATTAGAAATGCTGGTTAATTATCTGAAAAAAAAGCATACAAAAAAGCGATTAACGGACGTGGAGACAAAAATATTAAAAGGTATTTTTGAGAATAAAACATATCGTGATCTAGCAAAAGAAATTGAAATTAGGACAGAAGAACAGTCAATCAAGAATGCGGCTTCTAGTTTATTTAAAATATTGTCAGATCAAACAGGTGAAAAGATTGGAAAGACTAATCTGATTACTGCTTTGACAAGGTATAGAGATAATTCTCAGATATTTGATCATAACAATAAACCGCAACCTCAGCAATCAAATAAAGTTCTTGAATTAGTTATGGAGGTAGGGATAGACGACCT contains the following coding sequences:
- a CDS encoding pentapeptide repeat-containing protein, with protein sequence MMINELKMTEIKTLSWTELEMLVNDLKKEHTNKGLTDVETKILKGIFDDKTYRDLAEEIRQEEQSIKNAAYKLWKILSEQMGEKIDSNNLITALARYRDNSQTFDHNNKPQTQQSNKVLELVIEVGIDDLTPEKIDKINNLIQKIARDNTIKPIMKLKGSIRLFLEGSEDGLQRLADLHQSGELQALLNELKSDDIPEIVVTKAEFTTDAKVIEKAELIKAIREGTIDETTLRFVDLSGAILIEADLSWANLSEADLSGANLSEAILSEADLSEAILWTAKLSWAHLWGADLSGANLSEADLSEADLSEADLSEAILRGANLSEADLSWANLRGANLIQANLRGANLSNAILWTAKLSWAYLWGANLSGANLSEADLSGANLSEADLSGANLRGANLSGADLWRANLIEADLRGAFLSEANLSEANLSGAKVENAIFIDATGITPEQKQDLIRRGAIFGDNSNDRSKVLV